One window from the genome of Rufibacter tibetensis encodes:
- a CDS encoding FKBP-type peptidyl-prolyl cis-trans isomerase, with amino-acid sequence MKIEENKVVSLTYELRVTDEEGENTLVETADEENPMVFLFGVSGLPEKFEQELEGKSAGESFKFTVASDEGYGDLDESAIVPVPKTVFEVEGKIDEEMVQVGNYIPMSDNEGNHMQGRIVSVEEDHVLMDFNHPLAGMDMHFEGKVIDVREATQEEISHGHVHGAGGHHH; translated from the coding sequence ATGAAAATCGAAGAGAACAAAGTGGTGTCGCTCACCTACGAGCTACGCGTTACCGACGAAGAAGGCGAAAACACGCTGGTTGAGACCGCAGACGAGGAAAACCCAATGGTCTTTTTGTTTGGTGTGAGCGGTTTGCCTGAGAAGTTTGAGCAGGAACTGGAAGGCAAATCGGCCGGTGAGTCATTCAAGTTCACTGTGGCTTCTGATGAAGGCTATGGCGACCTGGACGAATCTGCCATTGTACCGGTACCTAAAACCGTTTTTGAGGTAGAAGGTAAAATTGACGAGGAAATGGTACAGGTGGGTAACTACATACCTATGTCAGACAATGAAGGCAACCACATGCAAGGCCGAATTGTGAGCGTAGAGGAAGACCACGTACTAATGGACTTCAACCACCCGCTTGCCGGTATGGACATGCACTTTGAAGGCAAAGTGATTGACGTACGCGAAGCCACCCAGGAAGAAATCTCCCACGGCCACGTACACGGTGCCGGCGGACACCACCACTAA